One part of the Alosa alosa isolate M-15738 ecotype Scorff River chromosome 4, AALO_Geno_1.1, whole genome shotgun sequence genome encodes these proteins:
- the gpr173 gene encoding probable G-protein coupled receptor 173 yields the protein MANGNESSEGSSNPLAAAVAATTGGVAGGESSSPVSTYAKLVLLGLIICISLVGNLVVSLLVLRDRVLHKAPYYFLLDLCLADTIRSAVCFPFVLVSIKNGSAWTYSVLSCKVVAFMAVLFCFHAAFMLFCISVTRYMAIAHHRFYAKRMTFWTCVAVVCMVWTLSVAMAFPPVFDVGTYKFIREEDQCIFEHRYFKANDTLGFMLMLAVLILATHVVYMKLLLFEYKHRKMKPVQMVPAISQNWTFHGPGATGQAAANWIAGFGRGPMPPTLLGIRQNLHNQNRRLLGMEEFKAEKQLGRMFYVITLFFLVLWSPYIVACYWRVFVKACTIPHRYLSTTVWMSFAQAGVNPIICFLLNKDLKKGLKAHLPPCCRTKPQLPREPYCVM from the coding sequence ATGGCCAACGGCAACGAGAGCAGCGAGGGCTCCAGCAACCCCTtggcggcggcggtggcggcgACCACCGGTGGCGTGGCGGGTGGCGAGTCCTCCTCGCCCGTCTCCACCTACGCCAAGCTGGTCCTCCTGGGCCTGATCATCTGCATCAGCCTGGTGGGCAACCTGGTGGTGTCTCTGCTGGTGCTGCGCGACCGGGTTCTGCACAAGGCGCCGTACTACTTCCTGCTGGACCTCTGCCTGGCCGACACCATCCGCTCGGCCGTCTGCTTCCCCTTCGTCCTGGTGTCCATCAAGAATGGCTCGGCGTGGACGTACAGCGTGCTCAGCTGCAAGGTGGTAGCCTTCATGGCCGTTCTCTTCTGCTTCCACGCAGCCTTCATGCTCTTCTGCATCAGCGTCACGCGCTACATGGCCATCGCCCACCACCGCTTCTACGCCAAGCGCATGACCTTCTGGACATGCGTGGCGGTGGTGTGCATGGTTTGGACGCTGTCGGTGGCCATGGCCTTCCCGCCCGTCTTCGACGTAGGCACGTATAAGTTCATCCGCGAGGAGGACCAGTGCATCTTTGAGCACCGCTACTTCAAGGCCAACGACACGCTGGGCTTCATGCTCATGCTGGCCGTCCTGATCCTGGCCACGCACGTGGTCTACATGAAGCTGCTGCTCTTCGAGTACAAGCACCGCAAGATGAAGCCCGTCCAGATGGTGCCCGCCATCAGCCAGAACTGGACCTTCCATGGGCCCGGCGCCACCGGCCAGGCCGCCGCCAACTGGATCGCGGGATTCGGACGCGGTCCCATGCCCCCCACCCTACTGGGCATCCGGCAGAACTTGCACAACCAGAACCGCCGCTTGCTTGGCATGGAGGAGTTCAAGGCCGAGAAGCAGCTTGGCAGGATGTTCTATGTGATCACGCTTTTTTTCCTGGTGCTCTGGTCCCCCTACATTGTGGCCTGCTACTGGCGGGTCTTTGTCAAGGCATGCACTATACCCCACCGGTACCTGTCCACCACTGTGTGGATGAGCTTCGCCCAGGCTGGAGTAAACCCCATCATCTGCTTTCTCCTCAACAAGGACCTGAAGAAGGGACTCAAGGCTCACCTGCCACCTTGTTGTAGGACTAAACCTCAACTGCCCCGTGAGCCTTACTGCGTCATGTGA